In Deltaproteobacteria bacterium, the following proteins share a genomic window:
- the dnaJ gene encoding molecular chaperone DnaJ — protein sequence MKRDYYETLGVARDVSAEDLKKAYRKLAHQFHPDKNPGNPEAEAKFKEASEAYAVLSDTEKRAQYDRFGHQAFGGGQGAGDPFAGFDPFSSFGDLFSEFFGGDIFGRNGRGGRGRRGADLRYDLEVDFGVAALGGEQTLKIPKHKACAACAGAGGERETCARCGGRGQIALQQGFFRMARTCDRCGGLGQSLKRACAECRGKGRLETLQSLSVRIPAGVDTGVRLRLQGEGEAGYDGGPPGDLFVVIHVRDHPLFERDGTDLHCEVPISIAQAALGCEVEVPNLEGKESVELSPGTQSGEQVRLRGRGLPRLGGGPRGDIVARIFVEVPTKLDARQRELLEEFARVTGDEVSPRRRGFLDKLRDLFE from the coding sequence ATGAAGCGCGATTACTACGAGACCCTGGGTGTGGCGCGGGACGTCAGCGCGGAGGACCTGAAGAAGGCCTACCGCAAGCTCGCCCACCAGTTCCACCCGGACAAGAACCCCGGAAATCCCGAAGCCGAGGCCAAGTTCAAGGAAGCGAGCGAGGCGTACGCGGTGCTCTCGGACACCGAGAAGCGCGCGCAGTACGACCGATTCGGTCACCAGGCCTTCGGCGGCGGCCAGGGCGCAGGCGACCCGTTCGCGGGCTTCGACCCGTTCTCGAGCTTCGGGGATCTGTTCTCGGAGTTCTTCGGCGGCGACATCTTCGGCCGCAACGGGCGCGGCGGGCGCGGTCGGCGCGGCGCGGACCTGCGCTACGACCTCGAGGTCGACTTCGGCGTTGCGGCGCTCGGCGGCGAGCAGACGCTGAAGATCCCGAAGCACAAGGCCTGCGCGGCCTGCGCGGGCGCGGGCGGCGAGCGCGAGACCTGCGCGCGCTGCGGCGGGCGCGGCCAGATCGCGCTGCAGCAGGGCTTCTTCCGCATGGCGCGGACCTGTGACCGCTGCGGCGGGCTGGGCCAGAGCCTGAAGCGCGCCTGCGCCGAGTGCCGCGGCAAGGGGCGGCTCGAGACGCTGCAGTCGCTGTCGGTTCGGATCCCCGCCGGGGTCGACACGGGCGTCCGCTTGCGGCTGCAGGGCGAGGGCGAGGCCGGCTACGACGGCGGCCCGCCCGGCGACCTCTTCGTGGTGATCCACGTCCGGGACCATCCGCTCTTCGAGCGCGACGGAACCGATCTGCACTGCGAGGTTCCGATCTCGATCGCGCAGGCGGCGCTCGGCTGCGAGGTCGAGGTGCCCAATCTCGAGGGCAAGGAGAGCGTCGAGCTTTCGCCGGGCACGCAGTCCGGCGAGCAGGTGCGGCTGCGCGGCCGCGGGCTCCCGCGCCTGGGCGGCGGGCCGCGCGGCGACATCGTCGCGCGGATCTTCGTCGAAGTGCCCACGAAGCTCGACGCGCGGCAGCGCGAGCTGCTCGAGGAGTTCGCGCGCGTCACCGGCGACGAGGTCTCGCCGCGCCGGCGCGGATTCCTCGACAAGCTCCGGGATCTGTTCGAGTGA